A DNA window from Hevea brasiliensis isolate MT/VB/25A 57/8 chromosome 2, ASM3005281v1, whole genome shotgun sequence contains the following coding sequences:
- the LOC110649153 gene encoding phragmoplastin DRP1E isoform X1, which produces MTTMESLIGLVNRIQRACTVLGDYGGEDNAFSSLWEALPSVAVVGGQSSGKSSVLESIVGRDFLPRGSGIVTRRPLVLQLHKTEEGSQEYAEFLHLPKRRFTDFALVRKEIQDETDRMTGKTKQISPVPIHLSIYSPNVVNLTLIDLPGLTKVAVEGQPESVVQEIETMVRSYVEKPNCVILAISPANQDIATSDAIKLSREVDPSGERTFGVLTKLDLMDKGTNALDVLEGRSYRLQHPWVGIVNRSQADINKNIDMIVARRKEREYFATSPDYGHLANKMGSEYLAKLLSKHLESVIRARIPSITSLINKSIEELESEMDHLGRPVAVDAGAQLYTILELCRAFDRIFKEHLEGGRTGGDRIYGVFDNQLPAALRKLPFDRHLSQQNVRRVVSEADGYQPHLIAPEQGYRRLIEGALNYFRGPAEASVDAVHFVLKELVRKSIGETQELKRFPTLQAEIAAASNESLERFREDSKKTVIRLVDMESSYLTVEFFRRLPQEVEKGGSPAGNPASSTVDRYTEGHFRRIGSNVSSYIMMVSETLKNTIPKAVVYCQVREAKQSLLNHFYTQIGKKEGKQLSQLLDEDPALMERRQQCAKRLELYKASRDEIDSVSWAR; this is translated from the exons ATGACGACCATGGAGAGCTTGATAGGCTTGGTTAATAGGATTCAGAGAGCTTGTACCGTGCTCGGAGACTATGGAGGTGAGGATAATGCTTTTTCTTCTCTCTGGGAAGCTCTTCCCTCTGTTGCCGTCGTTGGTGGACag AGTTCAGGAAAGTCTTCGGTCTTGGAAAGCATAGTAGGCCGAGACTTTCTTCCTAGAGGATCAG GGATTGTTACAAGGAGACCTTTGGTATTGCAGCTTCATAAGACTGAGGAGGGATCACAGGAGTATGCCGAATTTCTTCATCTTCCCAAGAGACGCTTTACTGATTTTG CCCTGGTTCGCAAGGAGATTCAGGATGAAACTGATAGAATGACTGGGAAAACGAAACAAATTTCTCCTGTTCCTATTCATCTCAGCATCTACTCTCCAAATG TTGTCAACTTAACACTGATTGATTTACCTGGCTTAACAAAAGTCGCTGTTG AGGGACAGCCTGAGAGTGTTGTTCAAGAAATTGAGACCATGGTCCGTTCATATGTTGAAAAG CCAAATTGTGTCATACTTGCAATATCTCCGGCCAATCAAGATATAGCAACATCTGATGCTATCAAGCTTTCCAGGGAAGTGGATCCCTCTG GTGAAcggacatttggtgtcctgacaaAGTTGGATTTGATGGACAAAGGAACTAATGCATTAGAT GTTCTTGAAGGAAGATCTTATCGGCTGCAGCATCCTTGGGTTGGGATTGTTAACCGCTCACAAGCAGATATTAACAAAAATATCGATATGATTGTTGCAAGGCGCAAAGAGCGCGAGTATTTTGCAACCAGCCCTGATTATGGGCATTTAGCCAATAAAATGGGTTCAGAATATCTTGCAAAACTTCTCTCCAAG CACTTGGAGTCGGTAATTAGGGCTCGAATACCAAGCATTACATCCTTGATAAACAAGAGCATTGAGGAACTTGAATCAGAGATGGACCATCTTGGTAGGCCTGTAGCTGTTGATGCTGGG GCACAATTATACACTATCTTGGAACTTTGTCGCGCATTTGATAGGATATTCAAGGAGCACCTGGAAGGAGG GCGAACTGGAGGTGATCGAATTTATGGCGTCTTTGACAATCAGCTTCCTGCTGCTTTGAGGAAGCTTCCATTTGATCGACATCTTTCACAGCAGAATGTGAGGAGAGTGGTCTCAGAGGCAGATGGTTATCAGCCACATCTGATTGCCCCAGAGCAAGGTTACAGGCGTCTTATCGAGGGAGCACTGAATTATTTTAGGGGTCCAGCTGAAGCTTCTGTGGATGCT GTTCACTTTGTCCTAAAAGAACTTGTGAGAAAATCAATAGGAGAAACACAG GAATTGAAGCGTTTTCCTACTTTGCAAGCTGAAATAGCTGCTGCATCAAATGAGTCCTTGGAGAGGTTCCGTGAGGATAGTAAGAAGACAGTTATTAGATTAGTGGATATGGAATCTTCATATCTAACAGTGGAGTTTTTTCGAAGGCTTCCCCAGGAAGTGGAGAAAGGAGGAAGTCCTGCAGGAAATCCAGCTTCCTCAACTGTGGACCGATATACAGAGGGACACTTCAGGAGGATTGGGTCAAATGTTTCCTCTTATATTATGATGGTGTCTGAGACACTCAAGAACACAATTCCCAAGGCTGTGGTTTATTGCCAAGTTAGAGAGGCCAAACAATCATTGCTAAATCACTTCTACACACAAATAGGGAAGAAAGAG GGTAAGCAGCTTTCACAATTATTGGATGAAGACCCAGCATTGATGGAGAGGAGACAACAGTGTGCGAAAAGGCTTGAATTATACAAGGCCTCGAGGGACGAGATTGATTCAGTATCATGGGCTCGCTAA
- the LOC110649153 gene encoding phragmoplastin DRP1E isoform X2: protein MESSGKSSVLESIVGRDFLPRGSGIVTRRPLVLQLHKTEEGSQEYAEFLHLPKRRFTDFALVRKEIQDETDRMTGKTKQISPVPIHLSIYSPNVVNLTLIDLPGLTKVAVEGQPESVVQEIETMVRSYVEKPNCVILAISPANQDIATSDAIKLSREVDPSGERTFGVLTKLDLMDKGTNALDVLEGRSYRLQHPWVGIVNRSQADINKNIDMIVARRKEREYFATSPDYGHLANKMGSEYLAKLLSKHLESVIRARIPSITSLINKSIEELESEMDHLGRPVAVDAGAQLYTILELCRAFDRIFKEHLEGGRTGGDRIYGVFDNQLPAALRKLPFDRHLSQQNVRRVVSEADGYQPHLIAPEQGYRRLIEGALNYFRGPAEASVDAVHFVLKELVRKSIGETQELKRFPTLQAEIAAASNESLERFREDSKKTVIRLVDMESSYLTVEFFRRLPQEVEKGGSPAGNPASSTVDRYTEGHFRRIGSNVSSYIMMVSETLKNTIPKAVVYCQVREAKQSLLNHFYTQIGKKEGKQLSQLLDEDPALMERRQQCAKRLELYKASRDEIDSVSWAR from the exons ATGGAG AGTTCAGGAAAGTCTTCGGTCTTGGAAAGCATAGTAGGCCGAGACTTTCTTCCTAGAGGATCAG GGATTGTTACAAGGAGACCTTTGGTATTGCAGCTTCATAAGACTGAGGAGGGATCACAGGAGTATGCCGAATTTCTTCATCTTCCCAAGAGACGCTTTACTGATTTTG CCCTGGTTCGCAAGGAGATTCAGGATGAAACTGATAGAATGACTGGGAAAACGAAACAAATTTCTCCTGTTCCTATTCATCTCAGCATCTACTCTCCAAATG TTGTCAACTTAACACTGATTGATTTACCTGGCTTAACAAAAGTCGCTGTTG AGGGACAGCCTGAGAGTGTTGTTCAAGAAATTGAGACCATGGTCCGTTCATATGTTGAAAAG CCAAATTGTGTCATACTTGCAATATCTCCGGCCAATCAAGATATAGCAACATCTGATGCTATCAAGCTTTCCAGGGAAGTGGATCCCTCTG GTGAAcggacatttggtgtcctgacaaAGTTGGATTTGATGGACAAAGGAACTAATGCATTAGAT GTTCTTGAAGGAAGATCTTATCGGCTGCAGCATCCTTGGGTTGGGATTGTTAACCGCTCACAAGCAGATATTAACAAAAATATCGATATGATTGTTGCAAGGCGCAAAGAGCGCGAGTATTTTGCAACCAGCCCTGATTATGGGCATTTAGCCAATAAAATGGGTTCAGAATATCTTGCAAAACTTCTCTCCAAG CACTTGGAGTCGGTAATTAGGGCTCGAATACCAAGCATTACATCCTTGATAAACAAGAGCATTGAGGAACTTGAATCAGAGATGGACCATCTTGGTAGGCCTGTAGCTGTTGATGCTGGG GCACAATTATACACTATCTTGGAACTTTGTCGCGCATTTGATAGGATATTCAAGGAGCACCTGGAAGGAGG GCGAACTGGAGGTGATCGAATTTATGGCGTCTTTGACAATCAGCTTCCTGCTGCTTTGAGGAAGCTTCCATTTGATCGACATCTTTCACAGCAGAATGTGAGGAGAGTGGTCTCAGAGGCAGATGGTTATCAGCCACATCTGATTGCCCCAGAGCAAGGTTACAGGCGTCTTATCGAGGGAGCACTGAATTATTTTAGGGGTCCAGCTGAAGCTTCTGTGGATGCT GTTCACTTTGTCCTAAAAGAACTTGTGAGAAAATCAATAGGAGAAACACAG GAATTGAAGCGTTTTCCTACTTTGCAAGCTGAAATAGCTGCTGCATCAAATGAGTCCTTGGAGAGGTTCCGTGAGGATAGTAAGAAGACAGTTATTAGATTAGTGGATATGGAATCTTCATATCTAACAGTGGAGTTTTTTCGAAGGCTTCCCCAGGAAGTGGAGAAAGGAGGAAGTCCTGCAGGAAATCCAGCTTCCTCAACTGTGGACCGATATACAGAGGGACACTTCAGGAGGATTGGGTCAAATGTTTCCTCTTATATTATGATGGTGTCTGAGACACTCAAGAACACAATTCCCAAGGCTGTGGTTTATTGCCAAGTTAGAGAGGCCAAACAATCATTGCTAAATCACTTCTACACACAAATAGGGAAGAAAGAG GGTAAGCAGCTTTCACAATTATTGGATGAAGACCCAGCATTGATGGAGAGGAGACAACAGTGTGCGAAAAGGCTTGAATTATACAAGGCCTCGAGGGACGAGATTGATTCAGTATCATGGGCTCGCTAA